The Ramlibacter sp. PS4R-6 nucleotide sequence CGCCAGCGGCCGAACAAGGGCGCGGTGCAAGGCGTGCAGGCCATCGGGCGGCTGGACGCGGACACGACGGGCCTGCTGCTCCTGAGCGACGACGGGGTGTTCATCCACCGCATGACGTCGCCGAAGAGGCACGTGCCGAAGGTCTACGAAGTCGGGACGAAGCATCCCGTGACGCCCGCGCAAGTCACGAAGCTGCAGGCAGGCGTGGTGCTCGATGACGACCCGAAGCCCGTGCGCGCCGCGGCGTGCGAGGCGACGGGCGATCAGTCGCTGCGCCTGACGCTCCTGGAAGGCAAGTACCACCAGGTCAAGCGAATGGTGGCGGCGGCCGGCAACCGGGTGGAAACCTTGCACCGCTCGCGCATCGGC carries:
- a CDS encoding 16S rRNA pseudouridine(516) synthase translates to MRADDILFSQGFGTRRICAGLVEQGHVRIGGRVVEDPAQEFEPQGLVFDVDGVAWEFHDKAYLVLNKPAGTECSQKPSTYPSVYTLLPGPLRQRPNKGAVQGVQAIGRLDADTTGLLLLSDDGVFIHRMTSPKRHVPKVYEVGTKHPVTPAQVTKLQAGVVLDDDPKPVRAAACEATGDQSLRLTLLEGKYHQVKRMVAAAGNRVETLHRSRIGAFELPADLAPGQWRWLRPDDLLLLSRAP